The following are from one region of the Plasmodium gaboni strain SY75 chromosome 12, whole genome shotgun sequence genome:
- a CDS encoding cell traversal protein for ookinetes and sporozoites, translated as MNALQRLPVICSFLVFLVFSNVLCFRGNNGYNSSSSLYNGSQFIEQLNNSFTSAFLESQSMNKIGDDLAETISNELVSVLQRNAPTFLESSFDIKSEVKKHAKQMLKELIKVGLPSVEKLVAENIKPPKVDPGTYGIVAPVLTSLFNKVETAVGTNVSDDIWNYNSPDVSESEESLSDDFFD; from the coding sequence ATGAATGCCTTACAAAGATTACCAGTTATTTGCTCTTTCTTAGTGTTTCTTGTCTTTTCCAATGTTTTATGTTTCAGAGGCAACAACGGATACAATTCTTCATCATCTCTTTATAATGGAAGCCAATTTATTGAACAATTAAATAACAGTTTTACTTCAGCTTTTCTTGAATCACAATCAATGAATAAGATTGGTGATGATTTAGCTGAGACCATATCAAATGAACTTGTTAGTGTTTTACAAAGAAATGCACCAACCTTTTTAGAATCAAGTTTTGATATCAAATCAGAAGTAAAAAAACACGCAAAACAAATGTTAAAGGAATTAATCAAAGTAGGATTGCCATCAGTCGAAAAACTAGTAGCTGAAAATATTAAACCACCAAAGGTTGACCCAGGAACATATGGTATAGTAGCACCAGTATTAACATCCTTATTTAATAAGGTAGAAACAGCTGTAGGTACAAATGTTTCTGATGATATATGGAATTACAATTCACCAGACGTCTCAGAAAGTGAAGAAAGTTTATCAGATGATTTCTTCGATTAA
- a CDS encoding signal recognition particle subunit SRP19, producing MINGQGLNVTDVYNRDIYNTGENNRLDENKDYSRWKIIYPNYINKKKKVNEGRRINLKYCVSDPTVDEIALACKELNVSYVVEKNKYYPKDWLIEGRIRIKLPTQNNDIPNKYQLMKKIGLKLQTIKVNVESNLVINTNHVSKKKKKKKNKE from the coding sequence ATGATAAATGGACAGGGGTTAAACGTGACTGATGTTTATAATAGagatatttataatacaggtgaaaataatagattagatgaaaataaagattATTCAAGatggaaaataatatatccaaattatattaataaaaaaaaaaaagtaaatgaaggaagaagaattaatttaaaatattgtGTAAGTGATCCAACAGTTGATGAAATTGCACTTGCTTGTAAAGAATTAAATGTTTCTTATGTTGTagagaaaaataaatattatcCAAAGGACTGGTTAATAGAAGGAAgaataagaataaaattaCCAACTCAAAATAACGATATTCCAAATAAATATCAgttaatgaaaaaaattggATTGAAATTACAAACTATCAAAGTAAATGTGGAATCAAACCTAgttataaatacaaatcATGTTtcaaagaaaaaaaaaaaaaaaaaaaacaaagaataa
- a CDS encoding putative membrane protein (conserved Plasmodium membrane protein, unknown function) has product MFKRCILYFVISIFSLILVVYKESRYAYNKFKYEKNFEKKYEKGCDINDDFCFNNNENVDKAIDKPEKDYELVNYDENINNNNNNNNNINNNKSISISLSNNKVKNKNYFDNYNNKYVDKNKINYIFKPYFEESNNNITKFDHVISLFYEFSINAKFFILIFFKSTMNILHSYGILLISLIKILFLWFIIIQPYIKWLFIKLKKSYMKLDYQTKKYIIYMMTIIMTFLYLIYIGIFKYIINKISRIYKYFLKKIFRINNFLFKIFPYIISTLLYATIIKAIPINYISFFIYSCFFPFPSIYSIVIIMKYVYLPTVSTCIFNNVQEKQEQNNNDQQKCKSISAYNTSKDKHEYIKNHDTYSYMNKSILKQNNHTKENNQQHNSSTTNATTFMKSVDFFKTNEDVTLEKTKNINEKDKDKKRSKGMLKKITKKVTRKITKKTTQQGTCENERQNKEDHSEEKNKTQSGADQTNSEHVNKDCDDKIDKVCDEKIDKVCDEQVDEIYDEQVDEIYDEQVDEIYDEQVDEIYDEQVDEVYDSSSEKECDNHVDDKEEHSLDDKNEHLLNNQIDDPVEDYVEEYIEEQSKSERKICYKDVNKNVHINNIHVNNINQINNKSINEKSNYSLSNFSFIKKKYSTLFGLESFNLRFRYKSKKENNSQLPSIQNNQTGNQRFSCASSISFLNDEEGNILSYDVPILLEYWLFINILKFLKSALFFHKFLKIPFLFEYFTLFVITINLSEKLHEFMFLKKYKSSILVRLLKNVLVTTVDFLLYFLFNVRLENEKKEQGKSINNNKQEYLERSNLLIKLSRIFKDKLKMNETVKFSFTCLKSIITENVVESVKLPLYIKICINILIYMPQLILLIFPSFILKIYFLYIFFLAPIFGSLKCLEEKKDIQNKIYFICYFFFYNISSIIVNHSIFKCLPFYNLYKILITISVQTALKYIFNTLKVIS; this is encoded by the coding sequence ATGTTTAAGAGATGTAtcttatattttgttatatcCATTTTTAGTTTAATCCTGGTGGTTTATAAAGAATCTAGATATGCCTATAACAAATTcaaatatgaaaaaaacTTTGAGAAGAAATATGAAAAAGGTTgtgatataaatgatgacttttgttttaataataatgaaaatgttGATAAGGCTATAGATAAACCTGAAAAGGATTACGAACTTGTAaattatgatgaaaatataaacaacaataataataataataataatattaataataataagagTATAAGTATAAGTCttagtaataataaagtgaagaataaaaattattttgataattataataataaatatgtagataagaataaaataaattatatttttaaacCATATTTTGAAGAATcaaacaataatattacaaaGTTTGATCATgttatttctttattttatgaattttcaataaatgcgaaattttttattttaatattttttaaatctactatgaatatattacattCATATGgaattttattaatttctttaataaaaatattatttttatggtttattattatacagccatatattaaatggttatttattaaattaaaaaaatcatatatgAAATTAGATTAccaaacaaaaaaatatataatatatatgatgacAATAATTATgacatttttatatttaatatatataggtatttttaaatatatcataaataaaatatctagaatttataaatattttttaaaaaaaatattcagaattaataatttcttatttaaaatttttccatatattataagtaCCTTGTTATATGCTACTATAATTAAAGCTATACCgattaattatatatccttttttatttattcatgtttttttccatttccttctatatattcaatagttattattatgaagTATGTCTATCTCCCAACTGTTAGTACTTGTATATTCAATAATGTGCAAGAAAAGCAGGAACAAAACAATAATGACCAGCAAAAATGTAAATCCATAAGTGCATATAACACATCTAAAGACAAacatgaatatataaaaaatcatgatacttattcatatatgaataaatcaattttaaaacaaaataatcACACAAAGGAGAATAACCAACAACATAATTCTTCTACAACCAATGCAACAACTTTTATGAAATCTGTagatttttttaaaacaaatGAAGATGTAACATtagaaaaaacaaaaaatataaatgaaaaggataaagataaaaaaaggTCCAAAGGAAtgttgaaaaaaattaccAAAAAAGTAACTCGAAAAATAACTAAAAAGACAACTCAACAAGGAACATGTGAAAATGAACGacaaaataaagaagatcattcagaagaaaaaaataaaacacAAAGTGGAGCAGATCAAACGAATAGTGAACATGTAAATAAAGATTGTGATGACAAAATAGATAAAGTTTGTGATGAAAAAATAGATAAAGTTTGTGATGAACAGGTAGACGAAATTTATGACGAACAAGTAGACGAAATTTATGACGAACAAGTAGACGAAATATATGACGAACAAGTAGACGAAATATATGACGAACAAGTAGACGAAGTTTATGATAGTTCTTCAGAAAAAGAATGTGATAATCATGTGGATGATAAAGAAGAACATTCTTTAGATGATAAAAACGaacatttattaaataacCAAATTGATGATCCTGTAGAGGATTATGTCGAAGAATATATTGAAGAACAGTCTAAGAGTGAACGTAAAATTTGTTATAAAgatgtaaataaaaatgttcatataaataatatacatgttaataatattaatcaaataaataacaaatctataaatgaaaaaagtAATTATTCGCTAAGcaatttttcttttataaaaaaaaaatattctacTTTATTTGGACTTGAAAGTTTTAATTTAAGATTTCGATATAAATcgaaaaaagaaaacaatTCTCAGTTACCTTCTATTCAAAATAATCAAACAGGAAATCAAAGATTTAGTTGTGCATCTTctatttcatttttaaatgatgaaGAAGGAAATATACTTTCATATGACGTACcaatattattagaatattggttatttattaatatattgaaatttttaaaatcaGCACTGttttttcataaatttttaaaaatacCTTTCCTATTCGAATATTTTACATTGTTTGTTATTACTATAAATTTAAGTGAAAAATTACATGAGtttatgtttttaaaaaaatataaatcttCTATCTTAGTAAgattattaaaaaatgtattagTAACAACAGTCGatttcttattatatttcttatttaatGTTAGAttagaaaatgaaaaaaaagaacaagGGAAATcaattaataataacaaaCAAGAATATTTAGAAAGAAGTAATTTATTAATCAAATTATCAAGAATTTTTAAAGATAAACTTAAAATGAATGAAACAGTCAAATTTAGTTTTACATGTCTTAAATCTATCATAACAGAAAATGTTGTTGAAAGTGTTAAATTacctttatatattaaaatttgtattaatatcttaatatatatgcCTCAATTAATCTTACTTATATTCCCATCTTTTATACTCAAAATTTATTTcctatatattttttttctagCACCAATTTTTGGATCACTTAAATGCttagaagaaaaaaaagatatacaaaataaaatttattttatttgctatttctttttttataatatatcatctATTATAGTAAACCATTCTATTTTTAAGTGTTTACCATTctataatttatataaaattttaattacTATATCGGTGCAAACAGCTctcaaatatatttttaacaCGTTAAAGGTAATAAGTTGA
- a CDS encoding male development protein 1 translates to MKYPNFFILNVFYFLFFYFCFEDVYYHCINIGKPQTNVNGKNVNSNEKANNLSTEWSNKGFNFMDLLKNGYLQSHGNLEEVKDELANELANKIQNKIGEYLNDEKNLSVLEHLQLEDLDDLKHYVKDVSEYIGSKAGDLLDENLENTLKPLLEKKSYETFEQALHNKNTDNFVPFDENNKSGNANEETEKFVDELVEDYEKTKHPYLDEQTKEIKTHSDSD, encoded by the coding sequence ATGAAGTATCCCaacttttttattttaaacgttttttatttccttttcttttatttttgcTTTGAAGATGTTTATTACCATTGTATTAACATAGGAAAACCTCAGACAAACGTAAATGGTAAAAATGTAAACTCCAATGAGAAAGCAAATAATTTATCTACTGAGTGGAGTAATAAAGGATTTAATTTTATGGATTTATTGAAAAATGGATATTTACAAAGTCATGGTAATTTAGAAGAAGTGAAGGATGAATTAGCTAATGAATTGGCTAATAAAATACAGAACAAAATAGGTGAATATTTGAATGACGAAAAAAATTTAAGTGTTCTTGAACATCTCCAACTTGAAGATTTAGATGATTTAAAACATTATGTTAAGGATGTTTCAGAATATATAGGATCAAAAGCAGGAGATTTATTAGATGAAAATTTAGAAAACACTCTCAAGCCTcttttagaaaaaaaatcCTATGAGACATTTGAACAAGCtttacataataaaaatacagATAATTTTGTACCTTTCGATGAAAATAACAAATCTGGAAATGCTAATGAAGAAACTGAAAAATTTGTGGATGAATTAGTCGAGGATTATGAAAAGACAAAACATCCATATTTGGATGAACAGACAAAGGAGATAAAGACACACAGTGATAGTgattaa
- a CDS encoding perforin-like protein 2: protein MKILLKFHLSYIFFFVHFIVINIKCKKINNNLVDDEKDGTHNLGEHNSFHILKKKNSNNIENHSDKINKLFKNHHSYSLLDNSLYDNTYESNIYPQKNNKINEEQYKEKHGTNFAIINEHVNDMLRQNEKISKALDTKKDIIKEEHDKNKYFNNHSFYMNKGNEKKKIFLHNTFAENNDNSINKINSKFIEEKDLNSSDKNYFENDKFIKIEYPIIKNKDIDIYEEGKNGNNMEEDDKNITYHSNGNNNNKSLNFIKYMDMNQEKKKNKKSYKRKKNENYYNINDSDLIHVLKGDYSPDCDTCNKNMNENINEGRAIRRRRINDRDYYKDFSLRDALPINKRYYSMLLKNDNDDNNIIKEKNEENLKELYNDKKNNYLSLKYLGLGYDIIMGNPEGDPTLNVDPGFRGPVLEINLKEISLNNYEEHKNGEDHKNGEDHKNGEDHKNGEDHKNGEDHKNGEDHTNGDYPNDDKNSKPNNSNVNKNNLSMKPWVIPEHSCSQSKNVEEIRNLEQYKLELLSDVKVSSPSSFPYSFSASAEFKNALKKLKVENNVIFLMKIYCLRYYTGIPITTRSYKFSDNFKNALNKLPKHFDGLKEDSKCSYEYYINKLNSQECEENVNKWMLFFKLHGTHVAYEIYLGGKIIIKININKEEYNKMKENNINVKTFFNIYFHKMGLSSGFHKEAQKILNKFRLSKHIAILGGNPGLNVDNKSFFEKWVHSINNNSMPIRTKLLPFSYFMDDNEMIQAYKDALTFYGLTYGLQLFDQEKYNHNIISVGEYLEKCIQKLYAGPPPGLLTCPLGTTILMGFSINLNFYKNKDLSTTNGITLCEPMKESCSGNGFQKNYSDIRIFALCTNKPFDFITQVIQQGESPKISASCPGDLVILFGFALMKGIGSSSANKIDIYPCRTGQNSCEAVLKNNQFKQSMIYLACVDKTTNGLEYLQTYSKTKNLGDVISHKYKSDGYLNFSCPQNNTLVFGFSLEFHTNFQATRNNFLNCSKYTNICEISGIGINTHLSFFRSDKHSLAIIALCRYHAPNN from the coding sequence ATGAAAATACTTCTCAAATTTCATCTTTCctatatattcttttttgtGCATTTCATTgtaattaatataaaatgtaaaaaaataaataataatttggTCGACGATGAAAAAGATGGTACACATAATCTGGGAGAGCATAACTCCTTCCAcattttaaagaaaaaaaacagTAACAATATAGAGAATCATTCtgataaaattaataaacTATTTAAAAATCATCATAGTTATAGTTTATTAgataattctttatatgataatacatatgaatcaaatatttatcctcaaaaaaataataaaataaatgaagaacAATATAAGGAAAAACATGGGACAAATTTTGCTATTATAAATGAACATGTGAATGATATGTTGAgacaaaatgaaaaaatatctAAAGCATTGGATACAAAGAAggatataataaaagaagaacatgacaaaaataaatattttaacaatcattctttttatatgaataaaggaaatgaaaagaaaaaaatttttttacataaCACTTTTGcagaaaataatgataatagtataaataaaatcaATTCAAAATTTATTGAAGAAAAAGACCTGAACAGTTCAGATAAGAATTACTTTGAGAATGacaaatttattaaaatagaatatccaataataaaaaataaagatattgatatatatgaggaaggaaaaaatggaaataatatggaagaggatgataaaaatataacatatcATAGTAATGggaataataataataaaagtttaaattttataaaatatatggatatgaatcaagaaaaaaaaaaaaacaaaaaaagttataaaagaaaaaaaaatgaaaattattacaatataaatgattCAGATCTTATTCACGTTTTAAAGGGAGATTATAGTCCAGATTGTGACAcatgtaataaaaatatgaatgaGAATATAAATGAAGGAAGAGCAATCAGAAGAAGAAGAATAAATGATAGGGACTATTATAAAGATTTTAGTTTAAGGGATGCACTACctataaataaaagatacTACAGTatgttattaaaaaatgataatgatgataataatattattaaagaaaaaaatgaagaaaacTTAAAAGAActatataatgataaaaagaataattatttgtCTCTTAAGTATTTAGGCTTAGGatatgatataattatgGGCAATCCTGAGGGTGATCCTACATTGAACGTGGATCCTGGTTTTAGAGGACCTGTATtagaaataaatttaaaagagataagtttaaataattatgaagaGCATAAAAATGGTGAAGATCATAAAAATGGTGAAGATCATAAAAATGGTGAAGATCATAAAAATGGTGAAGATCATAAAAATGGTGAAGATCATAAAAATGGTGAAGATCATACAAATGGTGATTATCctaatgatgataaaaattcCAAACCAAATAACAGTAAtgttaataaaaacaatttGTCGATGAAGCCATGGGTTATACCCGAACATTCGTGTAGTCAATCAAAAAATGTTGAAGAAATTAGAAATTTGGAACAATACAAATTAGAATTATTATCAGATGTAAAGGTTAGTAGTCCTTCTAGTTTTCCATATTCTTTTTCTGCATCTGCTGAATTTAAGAATgctttaaaaaaattaaaagtaGAAAACAATGTAATATTTctgatgaaaatatattgtttaaGATATTACACAGGTATACCAATAACAACAAGAAGTTATAAATTTAGTGATAATTTTAAGAATgcattaaataaattacCAAAACATTTTGATGGTTTAAAAGAAGATAGTAAATGTAgttatgaatattatattaataaattgAATAGTCAAGAATGTGAAGAGAATGTAAATAAGTGgatgttattttttaaattacATGGAACCCATGTAGcatatgaaatatatttagGTGGTaagattattataaaaataaatattaataaagaagaatataataaaatgaaagaaaataatataaatgtaaaaaccttttttaatatatattttcataagATGGGATTATCAAGTGGATTTCATAAGGAAGCTCAAAAgatattaaataaatttagACTATCAAAACATATAGCTATATTAGGTGGGAATCCTGGATTAAATGTAGATAATAAAAgtttttttgaaaaatgGGTACATtcaattaataataattcgATGCCTATAAgaacaaaattattacCATTTAGTTATTTTATGGATGATAATGAAATGATACAAGCATATAAAGATGCTTTAACATTTTATGGATTAACATATGGATTACAATTATTTGATcaagaaaaatataatcataatattatatcagTTGGAGAATATCTAGAAAAATGtatacaaaaattatatgcTGGTCCTCCACCTGGTTTATTAACATGTCCACTAGGAACAACAATATTAATGGGATTTTCAATAAAtctaaatttttataaaaataaagatttAAGTACTACTAATGGTATTACTCTATGTGAACCCATGAAGGAATCATGTAGTGGTAATGgatttcaaaaaaattattctGATATTCGCATTTTTGCTTTATGTACTAATAAACCATTCGATTTTATTACTCAAGTAATACAACAAGGAGAGTCACCTAAAATATCAGCTTCATGTCCAGGGGATTTAGTAATACTTTTTGGGTTTGCATTAATGAAAGGAATAGGATCATCATCAGCTAAtaaaatagatatatatcCATGTCGGACAGGTCAAAATTCTTGTGAAGctgttttaaaaaataatcaatTTAAACAAAGTATGATATATCTTGCATGTGTTGATAAAACAACTAATGGTTTAGAATATTTACAAACATATAgtaaaacaaaaaatttagGTGATGTCATATctcataaatataaatccGATGGTTATCTTAACTTTTCATGTCCTCAAAATAATACTCTCGTATTTGGATTCTCTTTAGAATTTCATACAAACTTTCAAGCAACAAGAAATAATTTCTTAAATTGTTctaaatatacaaatatatgtGAAATATCAGGTATAGGAATAAATACACATTTATCTTTCTTCAGATCTGATAAGCATTCCTTAGCAATCATAGCCTTATGTCGATATCATGCACCAAATAATTAG